From Chitinophagaceae bacterium, one genomic window encodes:
- a CDS encoding YceI family protein: MKLVFMSIALFAIVSITGCNRTKNTSTGEALIASTESGDHYMIEMGEKNIVKWIGSKPVGKHNGTFAISEGHISVSNGSVVSGNFTIDIKTLTVSDIPIDAEENAKLKGHLLSPDFFQADSFPTARFEIVAVEPFDASKIQDKEEFKTDFTPESATTFIVSNPTHLVTGNFTLKGITKSITIPTSIVLENDVLVAEAKFNIDRKDWNLVYGDETQAMDKLKDKFIYNTVNVEFHLQASKQMTHQ, encoded by the coding sequence ATGAAGTTAGTATTTATGTCTATTGCTCTTTTTGCAATAGTTAGTATTACAGGATGTAATAGAACGAAGAATACATCCACAGGAGAAGCACTCATAGCAAGCACCGAATCGGGAGATCATTACATGATAGAGATGGGAGAAAAAAATATTGTGAAATGGATTGGGAGTAAACCCGTCGGAAAACACAATGGAACATTCGCTATATCAGAAGGACATATATCTGTTAGTAATGGATCAGTAGTAAGTGGTAATTTTACAATAGATATAAAAACACTTACCGTATCAGATATACCCATAGATGCAGAAGAAAATGCAAAATTAAAAGGACATCTTCTATCACCTGATTTTTTTCAAGCAGATAGCTTCCCCACCGCAAGATTTGAAATAGTAGCCGTAGAACCTTTTGATGCATCAAAAATTCAAGATAAAGAAGAATTTAAGACCGACTTTACACCTGAATCTGCTACTACATTTATTGTTTCAAATCCAACACATTTAGTTACAGGAAATTTTACACTGAAAGGCATCACAAAAAGTATAACTATTCCAACCAGTATAGTACTAGAAAACGACGTTCTCGTAGCTGAAGCAAAATTTAACATAGATAGAAAAGATTGGAATTTAGTATATGGTGATGAAACACAAGCAATGGACAAACTCAAAGACAAGTTTATCTATAACACCGTAAATGTAGAATTCCATTTACAAGCATCTAAACAGATGACACACCAATAA
- a CDS encoding YraN family protein encodes MISKKSNARVLMGRRGEKLASDFLTQQGYTLLAQNYRYKKGEIDIIVSKSDILIFVEVKTRKNSLYGYPEESAMRESKKEKIIETAEGYVMEINWKGNIRFDIISVILRKVPEIKQFTDVF; translated from the coding sequence ATGATTTCCAAAAAAAGTAATGCAAGAGTTCTCATGGGCAGAAGAGGAGAAAAACTTGCGAGTGATTTTCTGACACAGCAAGGGTATACTCTTTTAGCACAAAACTATAGATATAAAAAAGGGGAAATAGACATTATAGTATCCAAATCGGATATATTAATCTTTGTAGAGGTAAAGACAAGAAAAAATTCTCTTTACGGGTATCCCGAAGAAAGTGCCATGAGAGAAAGTAAAAAGGAAAAAATAATAGAAACGGCGGAGGGCTATGTAATGGAAATAAATTGGAAAGGGAACATACGGTTTGATATAATAAGTGTTATTCTCAGAAAAGTTCCCGAAATAAAACAATTTACAGATGTCTTTTAA